From the genome of Glycine soja cultivar W05 chromosome 14, ASM419377v2, whole genome shotgun sequence:
CATAACAAAacgagaaaaatatatttaaaaccgAAGAAGTAATGCTTATAGATTGCTCTTACGCGCGTGAATTATTTTAGAAACTGGACCTTCTTTGCATGATATGACTCCAATTAGCTTTTCCTTTAAGAATTGCCCTTTTACTCTGTAGAAAACGTCCTCTAGGTAGCAACATAGCtacaaattaacaaaaacaagtCTGGGTCAATGGGCGCCAAAGATAGGCATGTGTTTATGTTGCAGCATGCCTTATTTCTTTGAGTGAAACACGCAATTGTGAATTTAGTATTTATGCCTCGAAATGCAATATATGTCGTGTTATAACAAGGGTTGAAAAGTAGGCCTTTTGAGCTTGTAATCACACCATTGTTTCTTTCTTGGATCCTTAACCATTCAGGACTCTAATAAACCTTTAAAAGCATGCATTGACACCAAAAAACTAACATAAATGTAGCCATTGAATCTCAAAAAcataatacatgaaaataagGATAGAAACACATCATTAAACAATCATGCTCAAACAACTCAAATTGTAGGAATTATCACTCACTCTCATATTACATAAGTTATGTTTTGTCATCACCAAGTGCGATCTCTCACTCATCATTGAAACAAATTCTATGGGTTCCACCTATGTTCTAGATTTTGTTGTTGGAATCATAACCAAAGGCATAGAGACCCGCATCGAGCCACAACAAAGCACTACAATCACAAGACCTGAAATTTATCCATAACAGTGGACTACAACACATTATGGTATTTCAGATATTAAAATTGCCACCACAGGCTATGACTTCATCTTATTACACCAAGTCCTAGTTTCTATCTTTAGACATTCTGTGATGCAGAGTGGGCAACTGATCTAGATAACAGGAGATATATACATGTAGATCcggtatatttttttagaactaGAACCACCATTTCATGGTGGTAAAAAAGGCTATCTGTGGTTATTAGATCAAGCCTTAAAGGTTGAAGCTGAGTTTCAAATCAATATAAACAGTTGAGATGATTTGAGTTCAGACTATGCTTAAGTGCATGTTTGATTTTGTGTTTACTAAGTGAGACAAATACATGATTTTTAGAAGCTACAAATGTCTTTTTGGATACAAAATAGAAGTGTTTTTGAGAGTTTTTCATAGAAATACTTAGGCACTTATGACTTATATCCAAATAGACAGTGGCTTCTCTGTTATAGGGGAATGTGGCGCGTTATAAGTTTGTTCCAAATTAGAATTCAAACACACACTAAGGAACTCAATGTCCAAACACTAATGGCAACCATACACTGCCATAATCATAGTACTATTATGTTGACATAATCCAATTCTACATATatggacaaaaaaatatagagaatTCCACCAATTCTTTCAACAGCATCCAGAAATTTGTCATATTTCTAGTATATGGACCAAAGGGATGATGCACTTACAAAACCCCTCTCCTATATGATTATCATGGTTACTGTATAGTCAGAGTAGAAGCAATTCTGTTGGAATGGTTGAGTACTTGAATGTTAGCTACACTATTAGCACTGTTTATAATGTCCATGTATGCAATGAATTCAATAAAGCAAGCAAAACAATATTCTTATTGAgtacttttctttccctttccctCTCTTCCTATCATTCAATCTTTTCACTCTTCTTATTCTTTGCTGTTCACTTTAGTTTCGGCAACTAAACTACTATTGTTGGTTACCCCACGGTATGATATGAGACTAAAGTATCATTCAAAATTTAAGgaaacataataatataaatgatcTCCTAAAACATTCAAAAGATACAAAAAAGGTTGGCCTTTATCACTATCCATTAATAACACAACAAAAGgctaataaatattaaacttgtatgatatatatatatatatatttaatattatttcgaccaaaattaaacaagtaaaaaaacaaaacgcgTGCTAATGGTATTGTATAACGTTTTAAGAATATCTCACACTAGGGACCCCGACACCAGTCAGACAAGAATTTTCTATCCGTGCTTCTTGTCAAGTTAGAAAAGAAATTTGGAATCGATgctaaagaaaaaagagagaaatacaaaatcgtgaaagaacaaaagaaaggacactcaccaaagaagaaaaaaaaaaggcactgTAAACATTACTATATGTTCAAAATTTACATATCCTGTATAGATTGCAATACAAcatatgaaagaaaagaaaaaaaaaagtgctaaCTGAAGAACAAGCTAAGTAGTACTAAGCACTAAGCATtggcgttttttttttttcagaagcaAACAGCACTCTTCATTTCTTCCCCCCATAACATCCAATCATAGTAGACAAAATGCAtggaaaaattttaatttgcttAAAGTACCTCTACACAATAAAACCAACCTCAAACCTCAATCTTAATCTGCtcattttttaaaccttgactCACTCAATAAATAACTAAACAACACATGACTCAACGGTTGTGGAGAGGATCTGATGCATTGGGAACCTTTCTCTTCTGTGAGAAGTAAACACCAAAAGGGTAACGTGGATTGAGGTGTTGATTCGGCTTTTCTTGTTTCTCTGTCATATTGTGTGGCTGGTAGTGCTGATCAACAACAACTGAAGGCTCTTCTTTTTCACCACAGACTATGAATGTGAGCAGAACAAAAACCATGAACCTCTTCAACCCCCCAACAAGAGAGCACTGGTGAAAGTGCATGTTTTGGTGGCTTCAGAGGAGAGGAGAGCGTGGTAACACTGATGCATACATATATTGGGTGCAGTGCAGGTTGAAAAAGTTGGAGGAATTAAAGGAAAGCAAAGGGCACTTGGAGATCTGAGATGAGAGAAAAAAGCTAATAGGCTTTGTTTGAAGGGAAAAGGTGATGCAGTGTTTTCAGGAGAGGAACATTATTTTCAcaacaactttttttattataacaatttctttttttattaataaatgtgATAGAATAAGAAGTCAGTATTGATATCTATTGAATGacattctgaagctctgagtagaaatcatttaaaaatttactgTACAGATTGAATTATAagcatttctttttttaagagttCGTACTAAGTCTTCAACCACTTGTGACTACCAGATAAGTATAATGCTATTTGTAACAATTTCATCACGCTTAACATGTCATATCTGAAACTGTTATCTTTTTGTAACGTgtataaataattgttaaacTTTACTGGTATAAAAATAGATTACTACTGTGTTTCATAATGCACACACTGGAAACAAGGGGGGCACATGTTACGAGAGGACTTTTTTCTTACAACTACATGCTTTTGCTTTAATATATTCTGTGTGTTTCACGAGAAGTATTTTTCTCTCGCgcctctgatttttttttctttctcgctTTCAGTCCCCAAAATAAGGGTCACTCCAAGTCCAATTTCTATGGCCTATGTATTCAGATTTTGGCTCTTgtgctttttctttatttccttGTCCTGACCTTGCTTGTCGGATATGTAAAGGAGCCAAGTTTTGCTTCTTATGGCCATTTCTGCTACACACAGGACCCAGTAATCCACTGTTTGTCACCTAAATATGAGCAACTTCTTCTCTTCAACTTCCGGGTCCCTTTTGCCATAGCTGTTTTTTCCCCTTTGAAAAAATGTGAATGAATGACACAGATCCTAATActctctttttaatattttatttagatttaaatatgtttttcctctctctcttttaaaaaaaataaagctaacactttttataaagattaaaattaaaaaaaaatataaggacaaaattaaaaaaaatattaaattatagagacaaaaaatatatttaaactttttatttattaataattgaaattcattgaaaCATGCAAAGTTATAAGGAACAATTtgtttgtagaaaaaaaaaataaggaagtgtatctttttttatcatggTATTAGTATAAATTGATGTCTGTTAGaaataataacttatttttatcaaagataaatattttttaatataatttatttcatatttaatagttactcaaaattaaaatcttaaattacttaattaagTTAAGGGATATAAATTGTTATTACTTgcatcattattaatattttgtgtgCATGAATTAGAATGAGTGTttacattaaaattgattttaaagtaaAGTAATTTAtacttaaatgtttttattcttaaaaatataatgttacGTTAGTTgtaaaacttaatataaaaaatttcaagataAAATTAAGGGTGGGTTTGAAAACTCGTAAACAGTGAAGCTACTTGTGAagtttctgtattttttttctaatttaatgaaaaaatatggaTATACACGAGTTGCAAACGTCACTTCAAGtaatattaaatatgtaaatgtttatttaaaatcacattggctaatattttaatgttattttagatGATACAACATAAATTTAAACACACTTAAATTTTGTCCAATTATACTATCTATTAAACAAAATAGCATAGTTTCGTAGGTTTTACTTACCTTGTTTCGTAAgttttaacataaaaacataGTTACGTAAGctttaatagaaaaaaacattgtttggtaagctttctttttattattaattcaataaattggaactaataataaaaataaaaagaaaaagtgagggAGAATGCGTatgtagcattttttttttctttatggtTATGGTATGCGTAACACTAGCAGGCTAGCATGTCACTGTCTGAGCTCAGCCATCATCCATAATTGCCCTCTCATTCTTTCAAGggctttttattttagtttcaaaTTGTTTTTCTATTGCATGGCATATATGTATTGGCATGCAAACGCAATTACTCGTATGTTGCAGACTCTTTTTAAAGTAAGTATTTGTTTAATGTGAGTATTACCatagtgaaaataaataattaacaatgcAGGCAATGTTTGCTTAAAGTGGACGTTTTTGAGTGGTCATGTCATGCGCGCGAGACCAATCAATTTAGGGGGATTCACCCAAATGCCTGAATAAATGGTTTGATTGTGGAGACTATCTTTTattgagaaaattaatttttaagttatttaatgaatatttaaatatttttatgataaaatcaagttaataatataatttagtataaaattttaaatttaagataaaagtTATTTCATtcagaattaattttgatttgtttttttaatgtgatattaaaatatatctaaaatCAATATTAAACTTAACATCGATTGTACATCGTGTAATCAAATACACAGTAAAACCCACAGGGTATTAGACACTTTGATTTTCTCGTGTGGTTTCGTGACAGGTGGTGTTTTCCCAAAGCAATGTTtctaaacttaattaattatgggACATTCACAGGAATCGTAGCACTCAGCGGGCAAATATGTCTAACATGTGCTAATCGTAGGTTTTGGATATATTCTTATTCTCATTCTTTGTGTAGACTACCATTGGCTTCATCGCTATCAGAAGAGATACTCTCTtttcaagagagaaaaaagaatccttcaattttgttttgaaaaaaattaattcctcCAAACTTCCGTAGTTAGTGGGCATTTGAAGAAATTTTTAAGTAATTGTTGGCAAATGGTAAAATGAATGGTAACAAGAGATTTATAAACTAACTTAATCCGATAACAATCgggaaaaatatctaaaaaatttagaattgaataaaaataagggaaaaataattgtttattaaattaatattttgaatttaatttttaaaacatatatatatatatatatatatatatatatatatatatatatatatatataaaaggaggAATCAAATTATAGCATTATGCCATCAATAATCAATAACTTCACATAAAAGGTAAATTTTGTCAATCCAATGGTTAAATTAAGTttgtattatttgattttatatatcaaattttattaaaattaaataacaataaaaaaaagataattaaattattcataattcattaattttataaatatatattatatcaatGTTGATGTATACATTGTATGTACAAAATTTTgtacatataatataataagtgGAAAGAAATTTCAATGTAAATAAGaatcttgaaaaaatattattcaaatatgaattttaaaaaaatattatttaaatgaaagttattaaatattgtaataattgataaaagatatattaatataatttgatcACTCGAGTCTCgtgtgtatatattttttatttacaagttTATGATAACACTCTTATTtgcatttatatttcttatttatttgtgaaattatcacataatttatatatttttaataagtcaaTAAGTCATCATATAGTTTATAGTACTTTAACTCTTCagatatattattaaaactaaatttacacaacttaataattaaatatacgaATAAATAATAGTTATGTATGTCTTTCCTGAAAAGATTTTATTCCGTGAAGTAAACAGTAGAAAAGAAACGAAGAATCGAAGGTCATTGAACTGATTGAAGAACGGGGagaatattctaaatttatagttttgcgtGAGTCATAATTATTTgcttttttcttgatttatttttttctcataggTAGAACCTCTctcctttcatttattttctcttgacttgaacaaatacACATTTGCCTTTAGTgaaatatagaagaaaaaaatatataattagctCTAAAATCACGTTTTACCTTATTAACAAAATCCATCTTAGCTTCTAAGCTCATAagtttggtttattttttggtGTATTAATGTCTTTGGTGTGCTTCAGTACATGATGAGTGTTTCAGGAAAGGacgaaaaaaaaaggattaaagTAAAAGTATGAATGCCTCTTAATACAAAGAATAATGCATGTTTGTAACACATTTTGTAGAGTCACATCACTTTATATttgagataataaaaaaattcaaatatcatCAATATGCCAAAGAAATGAGATAAAATCAGTCGTAACCAAATAAAGCGATGTGTATGTGTTTAATACCTATCTACCAATAAGCATTATTCTAATAGAAATCTCATATTTATTTACCCTCAGATTCTTACTCttctacagttttttttttctttttcaaaatacaCTCCTGTCCAACCCATGATTGGGCTTCTTTCcagttttttcttctctcttctgattcgtctgtgtttttttttttttcttttcttgtgacGGTTCacactttgtttttttctttaatggtTCAGATATGCCACACCAACCTTTGAAGTTAACCTTATCTGTCAGAAGCTCGCATATGAAATGCTTCCTGCAccttcaatttttcttcttgCATCCTTTTAAGCTTCGGGAACACCTATTCTGGAATTTAGTCTTTCTAGaatgtaaatttttacattCTGGTTTAGGTGGAAGAAGCAATTTGTGAGGTGGAAGAAGTAAGTGCCATATCATAGCCCAACGAAAACCCAATAATTAACCCAAGAGCTCTAAGTAATCAGGCCCACCTATAGGCCCAAAAAATGGCCGAAACTCCATAAATTGCTACCAGCATCCCATTACGAAAATTCAATACTTAGAATATCCGATTCTCAAGCTTAACCAGGCCGAGAGTATAGGGGGGATATCATTTGTAATTTAAGATTTAACTAAAATTCAAAATGTTAGTACCCGTGAGTCACGTGAGCAGGAAGTAAAGGCTTTATTCctttaaaaagaaatttgaagtgaaaatatattttttttaacaaataagaaaattgtTTAAGTTTAATAGTCATATATTAACTGtgtaaaataattgatacaatttattattaatatgacttttaagaatatatttaaataagtttattcATAAACACTTCtagcaagaaaataaaataaaaataaaatgattaaatgaatttctctgtaaaataaaatttggtattaattaaataaatattaacttttattcattttatccgGAAGCATTGAATAAATGTTACATATGTGAATTAATCCACACACATCTGTATTGAAAATTCATTTgttggaaattaaaatttagattccctttataaactaaaatttagaataacatcaatatttttttaacataaaatctTACTCGATGTGAGTAAGAGAAAATTACGTGATATAATccctattaataaaaataggatTACATTGTTTTGATATTAGAGAATCTCCCAATTATGTCACCCAAACAAATATGATTTACAATATAAAGTCTCTTTTCTCAAACGATGTTTATGGTCTAACGTAGGTCTTTACTTCTTTTAAACAACTTCTATTGTCTAGGGTATATTAAAAGTCAGCTCAAATGACCTTTTGATTACTAAAATAAgagaatttgattttaattctttaaaaaatgttttgattttagttctttaagaCATTTTTAGTCTCTACTGTATAGTAGAAATAACATACTGTCTTGTGGATTTTTTTCTCCTGATGTTTCCAACAGTCTGTCTACAATTCCTGTATTTTATAGGTATTTTAGGGGTTTTGAATTCCCTCCCCTCCCGTAGTGGCCACTATAGATTCCCTGCTCTGCCATTTCAGACCAGGATTGTGGCCACTATGGACAAATCTTCAGTCTGCAACATAACAAGCTCTGAAAAGGGGCAAACTAAGTTATATTCTATCACCAACATTAGAATGAAATCATGGACAAACTCAAATTAAGGATTCATAGACACCACACAAACAAACTCATCAAATGGCTAGTAACCAATCCATTACTACTTTAGCGTGCTATAAACAGAGTCATAGACTACACAGGCATTTGTTTAGACCACGGACAAAAATGGTTGGGTTAAATTAACCAATCCAACACTTGTTTACTGCTGAAAAATTGATTTCTGAACATCAGAGTTTGGACATCTTAGAATGGAACAACTACAATGAAAACATATGGCACTGCCCTATACATTGAAATTGTAAATCCTTCAAGGAACTCTTACAAGGAACTGCTAATTGTCAAAAAAGAATCTAATTCTCAACTAATGGTATTTATCTCATTTTCACACAAGCTCGATCACAAAGTCAGTGAGGCCAGCATAGTATATTGTCACTGCATTTCATGGCAAGCACCTCTCTCTATATAAGCATCAACAAGTGCAACAGAAAGTCTGGAACTCTCATCTCTAGTGTTAGGAAACACTTTTCTGCCAATAGTTGAAACCAAAGCCGTATCAAGAATAGCAAAGTTACAATTGCCAAAGAATCTGCCCCCcaaattcaaaaaaagaaagaggtatCTTGGGAGGAGAAGCTGTTGTTGCCACACATTTGAACTGTACCAAAAGACCCAATGCAACTGGAATCAGTATGTTTCTCCAATGTGACAAGTATCATGAAATCAAAAAttcaagttgaaaaaaaaagttattcaaGATGAGATAGATTACATCCCTTCAATAATCAGGTATGaagcaaggaaaaaaaatagtgcaTAATATTACCTTATGCTGTTTGTATTTCTCTCTCACAGCTTGCAAGGAGGCCCCTCTCCTACTGAGGTACAAGTCATGTAAGTTGAGAACACATTCCTTCAAGTCAGCAGGTTTATATCTTGTGAGTTGATGGAGCGCCAAATTCTGCAAACAAACAATTTAGCAACTGCCACCACAATCCATATTGTATATCAAGTACACAtctacaaaaacaaatcattacCCAAGGATGTGTCTTTGTGCTAAACATAAATCTCGCTAGGAATACAACCGATGCGGCCACCAAAGACGGCAAAAACTTTATACAATTATAATCCAACAAACTGAGTTCAGCAAGGTAGCAGCTAAGGAACTCAAACTGGAGATCAGAAGTCTGCACCACAGGACAAGAATATTAGTCAAATGATAAAACTCCCCACATTTTGGACACACAACAAATGAAAATGTCTGTCATTGTTATCAATTGCAGATTGCAGAAAATGGCAGAAAGAAGAAATCTGGTGTATCATATAACAGATACTATTGCAGGCAAATAACGGAAGTCACACAGTTAAAAATAAGGTTATCATCAAGATAATTCAAACCATGAATCACAAAGCTAATTTTTGAATTGTGAATCATAATTACAACTTGTATTGTATCATAAGATTCAAAGACAATGAAAATTACTTTGAATGTATCATATAGACAATATGatgtttaatataataattttaaacttgaaatagataaaaacaacttgacCATTAATCTTATAAAGCAAATTTATTAGTTAAATCAGAGTTCTGGAAGCCTTTATTTTAGATGGATAGAAATGAAGTAGCAAAATGatcaaataagttaaaaaatgtCCCTTCAATTCTTTTCCATTTAAGAATTTAAGCTTATatgacttttcaaatttttcatgaaaattggagaaaaaagagaaaaaatgcagaaaaaaataataaaatctgtAATCTTGTGATTCATATCAATGATACAAAATTACATAGATTCATTTGTGTATTATAAGATACAAAGCcatttgagattgattttagAATAAGAATTAATAGGTAATCAAATTGTATTGAGTAGTAGATTGGAGATTGTAgaatataaatcataaatttatatcaattatatatgtattagaAATTAAGTTGtgtgcaaataaaaataaaatgcacaAAAATTGACATCATAAGTTTGATTGGCCAAAGACCTGCCAGAGATGACAAGAAAACACAGTACTAATGCTGCAACCATGACACCACTAGCAGCCAAAATAGCAGGCAGAGTCGCAATCACAAATCACATCCAATAAATTCCACAACACAATAGCACTAGAGCACCACAATAGCAGCTATTTAACAACACTGATGTGTGGAACTGTGTACATTAGAGATAAAATCTGAGGATATGGTTTTCTAGTTCTATTGAATCAAGCAACTAACCAAAACTCTTTTCATGGCAATTTCACCTAATATAGAGGAAATTAATGCTAACAAATCACTTTTAAGCTTACGAATAACAGTTAACAAATGGGTCAAAACAAATGTCAACTTACATCAACACCCTCTTGAGCAACTCTGGAGAATCTCCTGCAAACAAGAAGGCCAAAGCATACTTCAGAGTGAGCCCAAAcaccaagacaaaaacaactaaaaCAAGCAAAATTAATGCAACATGGACATAGATTcaacaaaacacacacacaaacctcAAGAATGTCTTCACTGTCGGACCACCcaattcaaacttcaaagccTTCAATATATCAGCCTCCATGTTCACAACCTTCATTACCATAAAATCAGTTATAAAAATCAGCAAAATCAAAATCCAAAGCATGTAGtaacaccaacaacaacaaataaaacACAAGAATCACCTCTTCCTTAGAGTATGTGTTATCCGTAATGTAACAAAAATCCTCCACATCAGGCGGCTTAATCTCTTCGTATTTCCTATTTCCAAAAACAAGATTACTTAAAATAATTCGCACATtacacatataaaataaaaacttgcaCCCCAGATTTCAAGTATTTGGAAACTCACGAAGCAATGAGCATTGAAGCGACCCCGAGCAATTGCAACTTCTGCCTCGACAAAGCATTCAACGACAAAAACCTATCTATATAAGCAACACAAAAATAAAGCGTGTCCGAAACAAGTTTATATTCTTCTGCAACTTCCACCAACCAATCCACAAGAACACCACGCATGTTAGCATTCACATCCCTCTGAACTTTCTGAACATAATCCGGCAACGGTCTCTTACTAGGATCCACCTGAGTCACACAAAACACACACTTCATTCCCAAAACGACtaatatattctaaaaaaaaaaaaaaacaaaacctaaTATGCgagattgaaattaaaattaaaaaccaaaagaaagGGGAAAAGAAACCCTAGTTAGTACCTCCATCCCGCGAAGGTATTCGTATATATCCGAAACGTAGGGCCCACAGAGTTGAGGGTCGTGTCTTTCCTCTACCTTCTCCGGCGTGGAAACCGGCCGCGCCGGTTGCTCGCGTTTAACCTTTTTCTGTTTCTGAatttctttttccgtaacggcGACGTAGTTTGATGAAACGTTAGTGAGGTCACCCAAAACGACGCGTTTCCTCTTGGCGGCGTTGCGGTGAAGTTCGCATATTGCAGCTGCTGCTCTCTTCTTGGCCACGCGTTGGGGACGCGCGTTGTTGTTCTCCGAAGTTGCCATTTGGAAATTATTCGAATCGGAAGGAAGAGAGTGCAATAGAAAGAGAGGGGGAATGAGGGgtttaagaagaagaagaacggaaaattaaaaaatattaacgcTGTGTTTGTGGTTTGAAATTTTAGCGGTGAGTCTTGTTCCCGCTTCCCATAAAACTCATATTTTGGGAAATCTTTGTGCAATTGCTTGCTTGCTACATTTTGCACGCTCTGGATTTTAATGCGTTTGGTTTGCCTATTTGATCTTGGGTTTCTCGGATTCCccttttcattttgtattttcctttttaataagtaatttatatttttccttctttttttttaaatttcaggtaCAGAATTGGGTGTCTGGTTCCCTCTTTTTGTGTGTGCACTTTGGCTTTTCAAGTTTCACCCGCGGGACTGTTTGGGGGGAATATATTTTCAGTGCGGTTAAAGATTTTAACCAAATTTCAAATGGTGGTGATGATGAGTAGATACATTAAAAGGAAATAACTGATAAGGAAtgaatatcatttttttctttgtttatataatatttattatttataaatatatttgggggaaatattttgatgatattaaagatttaatcaAAATCCAATTATTATTACACCTGAATCgtgagtaaataaaaaaaaatatttcaggaTGGATAAAGATTTAACTATAATTCAATACTTTCAACAATCGAATACATTATATGATTATATGATTGTAATatctatatatagatatattgtagtatatataatttataggattgtattaagattttaattattataataaaatttaataatgtatGATGTTATGTAGATCATAtgatatattttgataaaatctttttttttctaatcaataaattaaatatttttatgcagaaatatttaattaaaaagatatataatatgGTCAACATAATATCatgtattgttaatttttatcacaataatcaaaatcttaatataatcttataaaaaactAAGATTCAAATGAGTTTTAAAGAGTTGTGAACGGTGAGTCGTGAGTAGATAAAAggaaataagaaattaagattaatatttctttgtttagacattatttataataaatctgttggaattttt
Proteins encoded in this window:
- the LOC114383239 gene encoding putative cyclin-A3-1 — protein: MATSENNNARPQRVAKKRAAAAICELHRNAAKRKRVVLGDLTNVSSNYVAVTEKEIQKQKKVKREQPARPVSTPEKVEERHDPQLCGPYVSDIYEYLRGMEVDPSKRPLPDYVQKVQRDVNANMRGVLVDWLVEVAEEYKLVSDTLYFCVAYIDRFLSLNALSRQKLQLLGVASMLIASKYEEIKPPDVEDFCYITDNTYSKEEVVNMEADILKALKFELGGPTVKTFLRRFSRVAQEGVDTSDLQFEFLSCYLAELSLLDYNCIKFLPSLVAASVVFLARFMFSTKTHPWNLALHQLTRYKPADLKECVLNLHDLYLSRRGASLQAVREKYKQHKFKCVATTASPPKIPLSFFEFGGQILWQL